In Pseudomonas saudiphocaensis, one DNA window encodes the following:
- a CDS encoding DUF4404 family protein, which translates to MPEHDLQSQLAELRSQLAQDAPLSEEERAALHTIAQDIELRLANQGIVDQNDSLVDGVHLAVERFEVSHPNTAMTLRNIMQTLANMGI; encoded by the coding sequence ATGCCGGAACATGACTTGCAGTCACAGCTTGCGGAGCTGCGTAGCCAACTGGCCCAGGACGCACCGCTGAGTGAAGAAGAACGCGCCGCACTGCATACCATCGCGCAGGATATCGAATTGCGCCTGGCCAACCAGGGCATAGTCGATCAGAACGACTCGCTGGTTGATGGGGTCCATTTGGCGGTGGAACGCTTTGAGGTCAGCCATCCGAACACCGCCATGACGCTGCGAAACATCATGCAGACGCTGGCCAACATGGGTATTTGA
- the queF gene encoding NADPH-dependent 7-cyano-7-deazaguanine reductase QueF (Catalyzes the NADPH-dependent reduction of 7-cyano-7-deazaguanine (preQ0) to 7-aminomethyl-7-deazaguanine (preQ1) in queuosine biosynthesis) yields the protein MQHPAELSPLGKSSAYVATYSPEQLFPIPRAPKWAELGLTAETLPYQGVDIWNCYELSWLLPSGKPVVAIGEFRIPADSPNIIESKSFKLYLNSLNQSVFDSHEALQAVMVKDLSAAAGKEVEVRLRTLDEVAAEGVAPLPGRCIDDLEVTIKDYDAPQTDLLRCDAGRQVEDCVHSHLLRSNCPVTGQPDWGSLVVDYRGAALDSASLLAYLVSFRQHADFHEQCVERIFLDLQRLLKPERLTVYARYLRRGGLDINPYRSTEPLVADNRRLVRQ from the coding sequence ATGCAGCATCCTGCCGAACTTTCACCGCTGGGCAAGTCCAGCGCCTATGTCGCGACGTACAGTCCCGAGCAGCTGTTTCCGATACCGCGCGCACCCAAATGGGCCGAGCTGGGTTTGACGGCCGAAACGTTGCCCTATCAGGGCGTCGATATCTGGAATTGCTACGAGTTGTCCTGGCTGCTGCCATCAGGCAAGCCGGTGGTGGCCATCGGAGAGTTCAGAATTCCTGCCGACTCGCCGAACATCATCGAGTCCAAGTCCTTCAAGCTCTATCTCAACTCGCTGAACCAATCGGTCTTCGACAGTCATGAGGCGCTGCAGGCTGTGATGGTGAAGGACCTGTCGGCAGCAGCCGGCAAGGAGGTCGAGGTACGGCTGCGTACGCTGGATGAGGTGGCAGCAGAAGGCGTGGCGCCCTTGCCGGGTCGCTGCATCGATGATCTTGAGGTAACCATCAAGGACTACGATGCGCCCCAGACCGATCTGTTGCGGTGCGATGCCGGGCGCCAGGTAGAGGACTGTGTTCACAGTCATTTGCTCAGGTCCAACTGTCCGGTGACTGGGCAGCCGGATTGGGGTTCGCTGGTGGTCGACTACCGCGGGGCTGCGCTGGACTCGGCTAGCCTGCTGGCGTATCTGGTGAGCTTTCGTCAGCATGCCGACTTCCACGAGCAGTGCGTGGAACGAATCTTTCTGGATCTTCAGCGCCTTCTCAAGCCGGAGCGGCTGACTGTCTATGCGCGCTATTTGCGTCGTGGCGGATTGGATATCAATCCTTATCGCAGCACCGAGCCCTTGGTGGCAGACAACCGGCGCCTCGTCAGGCAGTGA